In one Planctomycetota bacterium genomic region, the following are encoded:
- a CDS encoding DUF1080 domain-containing protein produces MLRRAVPTLLLATLALVGRADDDGFSRWFADGRLDDFQVVSGSATYEVQDGILVGTTADGSPNTFLATRKPVKNFELRFEVKVDDELNSGVQVRSHLAAEGEQPEGAKGKLPAGRLYGPQCEIAIDGTAGNFYDEARRGTWWSILTGTDAVRTEAATKAFRKGEWNAYRIVVEGDHYRSWVNGVPTADFRQPHDPEGHIGFQVHGIAKGSGPFQVRWRDVRFKALPEQTVKK; encoded by the coding sequence ATGCTCCGCCGTGCCGTTCCCACCCTGCTCCTCGCCACCCTCGCCCTCGTCGGCCGCGCCGACGACGACGGCTTCTCGCGCTGGTTCGCCGACGGCCGCCTCGACGACTTCCAGGTGGTGAGCGGTTCGGCCACCTACGAGGTGCAGGACGGCATCCTCGTCGGCACCACCGCCGACGGCAGCCCCAACACGTTTCTCGCGACGCGGAAGCCGGTGAAGAACTTCGAATTGCGGTTCGAGGTCAAGGTCGACGACGAGCTCAACTCCGGTGTCCAGGTGCGCAGCCATCTCGCCGCCGAGGGGGAGCAGCCGGAGGGGGCCAAGGGAAAGCTCCCCGCCGGGCGCCTCTACGGACCGCAGTGCGAGATCGCGATCGACGGCACCGCCGGCAATTTCTACGACGAGGCGCGGCGCGGCACCTGGTGGAGCATCCTCACCGGCACCGACGCGGTCCGCACCGAGGCGGCCACCAAGGCGTTTCGCAAGGGGGAGTGGAACGCCTACCGGATCGTGGTCGAGGGAGACCACTACCGCAGCTGGGTCAACGGCGTGCCGACCGCCGACTTCCGCCAGCCGCACGACCCCGAAGGGCACATCGGGTTCCAGGTTCACGGGATCGCCAAGGGGAGTGGCCCGTTCCAGGTCCGCTGGCGCGACGTGCGCTTCAAGGCCCTTCCCGAGCAGACCGTAAAAAAGTGA
- a CDS encoding ribonuclease D: MPTTPGSFEHVTTAAGLDRLVRRLADEAHVAFDTEFVSEHTYRSQLCLLQVAAPGTLAVVDTLAVRELDPFWELCLDPERTVVVHAGREEMGFILHAVGQPPPRLFDVQVAAGIVDHEYPAGYGALVRRLLSVQTNKGETRTDWRKRPLSQAQLDYALDDVRHLEAMWQRLEERLERLGRRVWMDEEMATWQEDVAESFTRKRWRRISGLNGLSRRELAVARELWHWRDAVAEERDMPPKRVLRDDLLVELCKRKSADPTGIAAIRGMQRSDLRHIMKGLCAAVDRGLALPDEECPGGERFQAPPAQLAVIGQFLVTAINGLCRQVSIAPALVGTAGDMRELLSWKLGYYDGDRPPLLATGWRAEVVGDLVDDLLAGRAGLRIADVTASDPLVIERFAGAVSSPPIPPPPRDDASRRRPRRGRRRGPPRPDDAADVPCDRRPPDAPPEDRAAAAAAAARQRAEQERARREQAAREEAEFGFGPPG, translated from the coding sequence ATGCCAACCACCCCCGGCAGTTTCGAACACGTCACCACCGCGGCGGGCCTCGACCGGCTCGTCCGCCGTCTCGCCGACGAGGCCCATGTCGCCTTCGACACCGAGTTCGTCTCCGAGCACACCTACCGCAGCCAGTTGTGCCTCCTCCAGGTTGCCGCCCCGGGAACGCTCGCCGTCGTCGACACGCTGGCGGTCCGCGAGCTCGATCCGTTCTGGGAGTTGTGCCTCGATCCCGAGCGGACCGTCGTCGTCCATGCCGGCCGCGAGGAGATGGGGTTCATCCTCCACGCCGTCGGCCAGCCGCCGCCGCGGTTGTTCGACGTCCAGGTCGCTGCCGGGATCGTCGACCACGAGTACCCGGCCGGCTACGGGGCCCTCGTCCGCCGCCTGCTCTCCGTCCAGACCAACAAGGGTGAGACGCGCACCGACTGGCGGAAGCGTCCGCTGTCGCAGGCCCAGCTCGACTACGCCCTCGACGACGTCCGCCATCTCGAGGCGATGTGGCAACGCCTCGAGGAGCGCCTCGAGCGCCTCGGCCGGCGCGTTTGGATGGACGAGGAGATGGCCACCTGGCAGGAGGACGTCGCCGAGAGCTTTACCCGCAAGCGCTGGCGGCGGATCTCGGGGCTCAACGGCCTGTCGCGCCGCGAGCTGGCCGTGGCCCGCGAGCTGTGGCATTGGCGTGACGCCGTTGCCGAGGAGCGCGACATGCCCCCGAAGCGAGTCCTCCGCGACGACCTGCTCGTCGAGCTCTGCAAGCGCAAGAGCGCCGACCCGACCGGCATCGCCGCGATCCGCGGGATGCAGCGTTCCGATCTCCGTCACATCATGAAGGGGCTGTGCGCCGCGGTCGACCGCGGCCTCGCCCTGCCCGACGAGGAATGCCCAGGTGGGGAACGCTTCCAGGCCCCGCCCGCGCAGCTGGCGGTGATCGGCCAATTCCTCGTCACGGCGATCAACGGTCTCTGCCGCCAGGTGTCGATCGCCCCGGCGCTGGTGGGCACGGCCGGCGACATGCGCGAGCTGCTGTCGTGGAAGCTCGGCTACTACGACGGCGACCGTCCGCCACTCCTCGCCACCGGCTGGCGCGCCGAGGTCGTCGGCGATCTGGTCGACGATCTGCTCGCCGGCCGGGCGGGCCTGCGGATCGCCGACGTGACGGCGTCCGATCCGCTGGTCATCGAGCGCTTCGCCGGCGCGGTGAGCTCCCCGCCGATCCCGCCCCCCCCGCGCGACGACGCCAGCCGGCGCCGCCCGCGCCGCGGCCGCCGCCGCGGCCCTCCGCGCCCCGACGACGCTGCCGACGTGCCCTGCGACCGCCGTCCCCCCGACGCCCCGCCCGAGGACCGCGCTGCGGCCGCCGCCGCGGCGGCGCGGCAGCGCGCCGAGCAGGAGCGGGCCCGTCGTGAGCAGGCCGCGCGCGAGGAGGCCGAGTTCGGCTTCGGCCCGCCGGGTTGA
- a CDS encoding sodium:proton antiporter — translation MTATPPPTSDASAASGSDSGSRHAAASGSAGVLAGLVAVLVAYAAAALVGWPQHGRDLIVAAQAAHGHAPAADGDHGADHGTAAAAGHAAAPPLWTVVPFVALLAAIAIFPLTPALSHRWEHNSSKLAVAGALGLATLAFYLFLHRHPVDIHFPAHAVAAPAAGGPSWGIGGAVLANALLAEYVPFITLLFALFVITGGVRIEGDLVATPKVNTAFIAAGGLLASFVGTTGAAMLLVRPLLDTNSERRHVAHTLVFFIFVVCNCGGLLLPIGDPPLFLGYLEGVDFLWTLSLWKPWLVTNGLLLAIYWAWDTFFAHPRESFGDIRRDVRAATRLRISGLWPNALLLAAVVAAVALLDPSKPLPGTAWHPWVFLREVILVALVAASLAFGSADIRRRNAFTYGAILEVAALFLGIFVCMQPALAILAEQGSRLGLDSARSFFWATGILSSMLDNAPTYLVFFKAAQGLAADGPTVAGVEVGRLAAISLGAVFLGAMTYIGNGPNFMVKAIAEQSGVRMPSFFGYLVYSFGVLLPIFALVSFLFL, via the coding sequence ATGACCGCCACACCTCCGCCCACCAGCGACGCCTCCGCCGCTTCCGGTTCCGATTCCGGTTCCCGTCACGCCGCGGCGTCGGGCAGCGCCGGCGTGCTGGCGGGGCTGGTCGCGGTCCTCGTGGCCTATGCCGCGGCGGCGCTGGTCGGCTGGCCCCAGCATGGTCGCGACTTGATCGTCGCCGCACAAGCCGCCCACGGCCACGCTCCGGCGGCCGACGGCGATCACGGCGCCGATCACGGCACCGCGGCCGCTGCCGGGCATGCCGCCGCCCCGCCGCTGTGGACGGTCGTCCCGTTCGTCGCCCTGCTGGCCGCGATCGCGATCTTCCCGCTCACCCCCGCCCTCTCCCACAGGTGGGAACACAACTCGAGCAAGCTCGCCGTCGCCGGCGCGCTCGGCCTGGCGACCCTGGCGTTCTACTTGTTCCTCCACCGCCATCCGGTCGACATCCACTTCCCGGCCCATGCGGTCGCCGCCCCCGCGGCCGGCGGGCCTTCGTGGGGGATCGGCGGCGCGGTGCTCGCCAACGCCCTGTTGGCGGAATATGTCCCGTTCATCACCCTGCTGTTCGCGCTGTTCGTGATCACCGGCGGCGTCCGCATCGAGGGGGATCTCGTCGCCACTCCAAAAGTCAACACCGCGTTCATCGCCGCCGGCGGCCTGCTGGCGAGCTTCGTCGGCACCACCGGGGCGGCGATGCTCCTCGTCCGCCCGCTGCTCGACACCAACAGCGAGCGGCGCCACGTCGCCCACACGCTCGTGTTCTTCATCTTCGTGGTCTGCAACTGCGGCGGCCTGCTCCTCCCGATCGGAGATCCGCCGCTGTTCCTCGGCTACCTGGAGGGGGTCGACTTCCTCTGGACGCTGTCGCTGTGGAAGCCGTGGCTGGTCACCAACGGCCTGTTGCTGGCCATCTACTGGGCGTGGGACACGTTCTTCGCCCACCCGCGCGAGTCGTTCGGCGACATCCGCCGCGACGTCCGCGCCGCCACGCGCCTGCGGATCTCGGGATTGTGGCCCAACGCGCTGCTCCTCGCAGCCGTCGTCGCCGCCGTCGCCCTCCTCGACCCGTCGAAGCCGCTCCCCGGGACCGCGTGGCATCCCTGGGTGTTCCTCCGCGAGGTGATCCTCGTGGCGCTGGTCGCGGCGTCGCTGGCCTTCGGCAGCGCCGACATCCGCCGGCGCAACGCCTTCACCTACGGGGCGATCCTCGAGGTGGCGGCGCTGTTTCTCGGGATCTTCGTCTGCATGCAGCCGGCCCTGGCGATCCTCGCCGAGCAGGGGAGCCGGCTCGGGCTCGATTCGGCCCGCTCGTTCTTCTGGGCCACCGGCATCCTGTCGAGCATGCTCGACAACGCTCCCACCTACCTCGTGTTCTTCAAGGCGGCCCAGGGCCTCGCCGCCGACGGGCCGACGGTCGCCGGCGTCGAGGTCGGCCGGCTGGCCGCGATCAGCCTCGGGGCCGTGTTCCTCGGGGCGATGACCTACATCGGCAACGGGCCGAACTTCATGGTCAAGGCGATCGCCGAGCAGTCGGGCGTGCGGATGCCCAGTTTCTTCGGGTACCTTGTGTACAGCTTCGGCGTGTTGCTGCCGATCTTCGCCCTGGTTTCGTTCCTGTTCCTCTGA
- a CDS encoding tetratricopeptide repeat protein: protein MGEGMLAAIVRSDPSSPRNPYPMAPRWFRLRLGARNAGLVALAILAAASDRAIAAQQGANAPKSRQGGAEDDPFADELNPLGTGRPRPATPGTARPETPTPRPIPDAPTVPPELPAGRPLTPKDDAADRGRRERALPLPFPEAGDDLLDGMGAQTKSPAEPFLVEAEKLEKAKNYRDAAAVLEKAVAADPKSTVAHLALGMVRRRLGDLKGAIVSYSNGLKVDEFDPSLLFRRGIAWFRLGEYRIALEDFDDASGLSFDDPMPEMWKGFTLMELDRPREAIVAYSAAIQKDRSVMDAYLNRGLAYLVVGEPDKAETDFELAIRRDPADATAWFNRGVAQARQREYANAATSFQRALVIDPSFEAARRNLDAVQSRASGSGG, encoded by the coding sequence ATGGGCGAAGGTATGCTCGCGGCCATCGTCAGGTCCGACCCGTCCTCCCCCCGGAATCCGTATCCCATGGCCCCCCGGTGGTTTCGTCTTCGTCTCGGCGCCCGCAATGCCGGTCTGGTCGCCTTGGCCATTCTCGCGGCAGCTTCGGATCGGGCCATCGCCGCGCAGCAGGGCGCCAACGCCCCGAAGTCCCGGCAAGGGGGTGCCGAAGACGATCCCTTCGCGGACGAGCTCAATCCGCTCGGCACCGGTCGGCCGCGCCCCGCGACTCCCGGCACCGCACGGCCGGAGACGCCGACGCCGCGGCCGATCCCCGACGCCCCGACGGTGCCCCCCGAACTGCCCGCCGGACGACCGTTGACCCCGAAAGACGACGCCGCTGACCGGGGCCGTCGCGAACGGGCGCTGCCGTTGCCGTTTCCCGAAGCGGGAGACGACCTCCTCGACGGGATGGGGGCCCAGACGAAGTCGCCCGCAGAGCCGTTCCTCGTCGAGGCCGAGAAACTCGAGAAGGCGAAGAACTACCGCGACGCGGCTGCGGTCCTCGAAAAGGCGGTCGCCGCCGACCCGAAGAGCACCGTCGCGCATCTCGCCCTCGGCATGGTGCGGCGCCGGCTCGGCGACCTCAAGGGCGCCATCGTCTCCTATTCCAACGGTCTGAAAGTCGACGAGTTCGACCCCTCGCTCCTGTTCCGTCGTGGGATCGCCTGGTTTCGCCTCGGTGAATACCGGATCGCGCTCGAGGACTTCGACGACGCGTCGGGTCTGTCGTTCGACGACCCGATGCCCGAGATGTGGAAGGGGTTCACGCTGATGGAGCTCGACCGCCCCCGCGAGGCGATCGTGGCCTATTCCGCGGCGATCCAGAAGGACCGCAGCGTGATGGACGCTTACCTCAACCGCGGGCTGGCCTACCTGGTCGTCGGCGAGCCGGACAAGGCGGAGACCGACTTCGAGCTCGCCATCCGGCGCGATCCGGCCGATGCCACCGCCTGGTTCAACCGCGGCGTCGCCCAGGCACGGCAGCGCGAGTACGCCAACGCGGCGACGTCGTTCCAGCGGGCGCTGGTGATCGACCCGTCGTTCGAAGCCGCCCGCCGCAACCTCGACGCGGTCCAGTCACGGGCTTCAGGCAGCGGCGGCTGA